Part of the Thalassoroseus pseudoceratinae genome, CGGTGGGCCTGTTTGACTAACAACCGCTGCTGAATTCGGAGCGTGTTTTGAGCCAAACGGCGTTGGTTCTCTTCGTACTGCTCCCAGGTGATGTAGGCCGGATAGACATCAGGAATCAAGGCCGACCACTCCGCTTGCGGTCGACGCGAACGACCCGTGGCCGGACGACCAGGCACTTGCCGCGTGGGGTCGGCCCGGCGACGTCCGTGAACGAAGGCCCCGGCATACGCCGGGTTGTGCAGGATCGAAGTCAGCGACGCCGATGTCGGGTCCTTCCAGAGCACCTCGCCGGCGAACAAACCCGACGTCTGTCGACGCGGCAATTTCAGTCCTGCTCGGACGAAGAACGTGAGTACCTTCTGAGCGGTACCCAACTCGACGAACTTTGCGAAGACCAATTGCAAACGCTCGCGAATGCTTTGATCGGGATCGAGCATCACCGTCTGATCGGGACTGCGAACCAAGCCCGTCGGCAGATGTTGGATCAACTCGCCCCGAGCCGCTTTCGACAACCGACCGGCATCCAATCGCAATCGCAGGCTGTGCAGTTCGGCCGCAGACATCGTTCCCTTGAGCCCTAGCAAAAGTCGGTCATTGAAATCTCGGGGATGATACAAGCCGTCGGCATCACCGATGATCGTGTCGAAGATCGCACACAGTTCCAACAGCTGATGCCAATCCGCATTGTTGCGAGAGAGCCGGGAGACTTCATAGCCCAAAATGATTCCGATTTTGCTCAGGCCGACGTTGGCCACCAATTGCCCGAAACCGGGACGTCCGGCACTGTGGGCGGCGGAGTGCCCTTGATCTTCGTCAATGATGTCGATCTGCTCGGCTTTCCACCCCAGTTCCAACAGCCGAGTCTGCAACCCGCGTTGATTGAACGCACTCTCCTGATGATGGAGCACTTGCTTGGTCGTGCTCTGCCGCAGATACACAATCGCCTGTCGACTCAGGTGTGTGTCCCGAACTTTGGTTGCTCCATTCATGGCTGAGTTCCTCCTGAAGAATGGTGATGACTTGTTGCACGATCCTCTGCTGCTCCTCGAGCGAGAGGTGCTTCCAAATGGTTTCCATGGGAGACGGCGTCATCGGCTTCCCTCCGAGAAAAGATATCTTCGAAGGTATTCACCAATTCCCCGACTGCGTCGAGTGTCAGCCGGGTGGGCGTGGTTCGCGGAGCCGTCGACAGATTGGTGCTGGCGACATCAATGTAAGTGATCTCGTCCGGGAAGACCTCGACCTGGCAAGTCTGCCGACACCCCGGCAAACGAGCCAGACCGAACAAAACGAATGTCCGGCCAAACAGCGGATGAGCCGGATCGGTGACGGTAACCTCACCGCTGCAAGCCTCGGTGACCAGAGGGGTATTGTGATGGTTGGGCATTTCCCGTGCCGGGATTGCCGATCAGAATGATCACCTCGCGACGATCAATATATTCGCCTCGCAACAGCTCTGAGATCAAGACCCGATTCAGCGATGGCTGAGCCGAGAAGTCAAAGTCGTCGAGCGTCTTGTGTTGGGGGAACTGCGCCGCTTTGAGACGCCGTTCGGTCGAGCGTTTCTCGCGGTCGATCAGTTCCAACTCACAGAGTTTGAGCAGGAACCCCCATTTTTCGCACGATCTCCGCGACTGCCGTTCCACTCTCTTGCTGACGCAGAGCAAAGGCGATTTGCTCCTCGGTGTACCGTTTCCGTTTCATTGATTCGACCCTTTCTGAAAAACGTAAGTTACCAAAAAACTCACATTCCAGCTGGATCAAGAAACGGGGGGAA contains:
- a CDS encoding ATP-binding protein: MERQSRRSCEKWGFLLKLCELELIDREKRSTERRLKAAQFPQHKTLDDFDFSAQPSLNRVLISELLRGEYIDRREVIILIGNPGTGNAQPSQYPSGHRGLQR